A genomic stretch from Streptococcus oralis includes:
- a CDS encoding alpha-amylase yields the protein MQNQTLMQYFEWYLPHDGQHWTRLADDAEHLANLGISHVWMPPAFKATNEKDVGYGVYDLFDLGEFNQKGTVRTKYGFKEDYLQTIQTLKEHGIQPMADVVLNHKAAADHMEAFQVIEVDPEDRTVQLSEPFTINGWTHFTFDGRQDTYNDFHWHWYHFTGTDYDAKRRKSGIYLIQGDNKGWANEELVDNENGNYDYLMYADLDFKHPEVIQNIYDWADWFMETTGVAGLRLDAVKHIDSFFMGNFIRDMKEKYGQDFYVFGEFWNPDKEANLDYLEKTEERFDLVDVRLHQNLFEASHAGASYDLRTIFTDSLVDLKPDKAVTFVDNHDTQRGQALESTVEEWFKPAAYALILLRQDGLPCVFYGDYYGISGQFAQQDFREVLDRLLAIRKDRAYGKQTDYFDDANCIGWVRSGAEHQSPIAVLISNDQENSKPMFVGQEWAEQTFVDLLENHPAQVTINADGYGEFPVAAGSVSVWAVK from the coding sequence ATGCAAAATCAGACACTTATGCAATACTTTGAGTGGTATCTGCCCCACGACGGACAACACTGGACGAGATTGGCAGATGACGCAGAACACCTAGCAAATCTTGGTATCAGTCATGTCTGGATGCCACCTGCCTTCAAGGCAACCAATGAAAAAGATGTTGGCTATGGCGTTTATGATCTTTTTGACCTAGGTGAATTTAACCAAAAAGGGACTGTCCGCACCAAGTATGGGTTTAAAGAAGACTATCTTCAAACGATTCAGACTCTCAAGGAGCATGGAATCCAGCCTATGGCTGATGTGGTGCTCAATCACAAGGCCGCTGCTGATCATATGGAAGCCTTTCAGGTTATTGAAGTGGACCCTGAGGACCGTACAGTTCAACTAAGCGAGCCCTTTACTATCAATGGCTGGACTCACTTTACTTTCGATGGCCGCCAAGATACCTACAATGACTTCCACTGGCACTGGTACCACTTCACAGGTACAGACTACGATGCCAAACGCCGTAAGTCTGGCATTTACCTGATTCAAGGAGACAACAAGGGCTGGGCCAACGAGGAATTGGTCGATAACGAAAACGGTAACTACGACTACCTCATGTATGCTGACCTAGACTTTAAGCATCCTGAAGTCATCCAAAATATCTATGACTGGGCTGACTGGTTCATGGAAACGACTGGTGTAGCTGGTTTGCGCTTGGATGCCGTTAAACACATCGACTCCTTCTTTATGGGCAATTTCATCCGTGATATGAAGGAAAAATACGGTCAAGATTTCTATGTTTTTGGTGAATTTTGGAATCCAGATAAAGAAGCCAATCTAGACTATCTTGAAAAGACAGAAGAACGTTTTGACCTTGTCGATGTTCGCCTCCACCAGAACCTCTTTGAAGCTAGCCATGCTGGAGCAAGCTACGACCTTCGTACTATTTTTACTGATAGCTTGGTCGATCTCAAACCTGACAAGGCTGTGACTTTTGTCGACAACCACGATACCCAACGAGGGCAAGCCCTTGAGTCTACTGTTGAAGAATGGTTCAAGCCAGCAGCCTATGCCCTTATTCTATTACGCCAAGATGGGCTTCCATGTGTCTTTTACGGAGACTATTACGGTATCTCAGGGCAATTTGCTCAACAAGATTTCAGAGAAGTTCTTGATCGTCTCCTAGCCATCCGAAAAGACAGAGCCTATGGAAAGCAAACAGACTACTTTGACGATGCCAACTGTATCGGTTGGGTTCGTTCAGGTGCTGAACATCAATCTCCAATCGCTGTCCTTATCTCCAATGACCAAGAAAACAGCAAGCCTATGTTTGTCGGGCAAGAATGGGCTGAACAAACCTTTGTTGACCTCCTTGAAAATCATCCAGCGCAAGTTACGATCAATGCTGACGGTTATGGAGAATTTCCAGTAGCAGCGGGTTCAGTCAGTGTCTGGGCAGTTAAATAA
- the alaS gene encoding alanine--tRNA ligase → MKQLSSAQVRQMWLDFWASKGHSVEPSVSLVPVNDPTLLWINSGVATLKKYFDGTIIPENPRITNAQKAIRTNDIENVGKTARHHTMFEMLGNFSIGDYFRDEAITWAYELLTSPEWFDFPAEKLYMTYYPEDKDSYNRWIEVGVDPSHLIPIEDNFWEIGAGPSGPDTEIFFDRGEAFDPENIGIRLLAEDIENDRYIEIWNIVLSQFNADPAVPRSEYKELPHKNIDTGAGLERLVAVIQGAKTNFETDLFMPIIREVEKLSGKVYDQDGDNMSFKVIADHIRSLSFAIGDGALPGNEGRGYVLRRLLRRASMHGQKLGINEPFLYKLVPTVGKIMESYYPEVLEKRDFIEKIVKSEEESFARTLHSGQHFAETIVADLKAKGQNVIAGQDVFKLYDTYGFPVELTEEIAEEAGMTVDREGFEAAMKEQQERARASAVKGGSMGMQNETLQNITVESVFNYNASQLSSKLVAIVADNAEVEAVSEGTASLIFAETPFYAEMGGQVADHGQILDAAGNVVATVTDVQKAPNGQALHTVEVLAPLALNQEYTLAIDTNRRHRIMKNHTATHLLHAALHNILGHHATQAGSLNEVEFLRFDFTHFQAVTPEELRAIEQQVNEKIWEAIAVETVETDIDTAKEMGAMALFGEKYGKEVRVVTIGDYSVELCGGTHVGNTSEIGLFKIVKEEGIGSGTRRILAVTGKEAFEAYREQEDALKAVAATLKAPQLKEVPHKVEGLQEQLRQLQKENAELKEKAAAAAAGDVFKDVKEVNGYRYIASQVSVSDAGALRTFADNWKQKDYSDVLVLVAAIGDKVNVLVASKTKDVHAGNLVKELAPIVDGRGGGKPDMAMAGGSNQAKIQELLDAVAGKL, encoded by the coding sequence ACCAACGACATCGAAAACGTAGGGAAGACTGCGCGTCACCATACCATGTTTGAAATGTTGGGGAACTTCTCTATCGGGGATTACTTCCGTGATGAAGCTATCACCTGGGCTTATGAGCTTTTGACAAGTCCAGAATGGTTTGATTTCCCAGCTGAAAAACTTTATATGACCTACTATCCTGAAGATAAGGATTCTTACAACCGCTGGATTGAAGTAGGAGTGGATCCAAGCCACTTGATCCCAATCGAAGACAACTTCTGGGAAATCGGTGCGGGGCCTTCTGGACCTGATACTGAGATCTTCTTTGACCGTGGAGAAGCCTTTGACCCAGAAAATATCGGTATTCGCCTTCTAGCAGAAGATATCGAAAATGACCGTTACATCGAAATCTGGAACATCGTTCTGTCACAATTTAACGCCGATCCTGCTGTTCCTCGTAGTGAGTACAAGGAATTGCCACACAAGAACATTGATACGGGCGCTGGTTTGGAGCGTTTGGTGGCAGTTATCCAAGGGGCTAAGACTAACTTTGAAACAGACCTCTTCATGCCGATCATCCGTGAAGTTGAGAAGTTGTCTGGTAAGGTCTACGACCAAGATGGCGACAACATGAGCTTCAAGGTCATCGCTGACCACATCCGTTCTCTTTCATTTGCAATCGGTGATGGCGCTCTTCCAGGAAATGAAGGTCGTGGCTATGTCCTTCGTCGTCTCCTTCGTCGTGCTTCTATGCACGGTCAAAAATTGGGCATCAACGAGCCTTTCCTTTACAAACTCGTTCCAACTGTTGGAAAAATCATGGAAAGCTACTACCCAGAAGTGCTTGAAAAACGTGACTTTATCGAGAAAATCGTGAAGAGCGAGGAAGAGTCATTTGCTCGTACCCTTCATTCAGGTCAACACTTTGCAGAAACCATTGTAGCTGATTTGAAAGCGAAAGGTCAAAACGTTATCGCGGGGCAAGATGTCTTCAAACTCTATGATACGTACGGATTCCCAGTGGAATTGACAGAAGAAATCGCTGAAGAAGCGGGTATGACTGTTGACCGTGAAGGCTTCGAAGCAGCCATGAAAGAACAGCAAGAACGTGCGCGTGCGTCAGCTGTTAAAGGTGGCTCAATGGGTATGCAAAACGAAACCCTTCAAAACATCACAGTGGAAAGTGTCTTTAACTACAATGCCAGTCAATTGTCTTCTAAGTTGGTGGCTATCGTAGCGGATAATGCTGAAGTAGAAGCTGTATCTGAAGGAACTGCCTCTCTTATCTTTGCAGAGACTCCATTCTACGCTGAAATGGGTGGACAAGTAGCTGACCACGGTCAAATCTTGGATGCTGCAGGAAACGTCGTGGCTACTGTGACAGATGTTCAAAAAGCACCAAACGGACAAGCTCTTCACACTGTTGAAGTTCTTGCACCACTTGCTTTGAACCAAGAATACACTTTGGCTATTGACACCAATCGTCGTCACCGTATCATGAAAAACCACACAGCAACTCACTTGCTCCATGCGGCTCTTCACAATATTCTTGGCCACCATGCGACACAAGCAGGATCTCTGAACGAAGTCGAATTCCTTCGCTTTGACTTTACTCACTTCCAAGCCGTGACTCCAGAAGAATTGCGCGCCATTGAACAGCAAGTCAATGAGAAAATCTGGGAAGCGATCGCAGTGGAAACTGTTGAGACAGATATTGACACTGCTAAAGAAATGGGAGCTATGGCCCTCTTTGGTGAGAAATACGGTAAGGAAGTTCGTGTTGTTACGATCGGTGACTACTCTGTCGAACTTTGTGGTGGTACCCACGTTGGCAACACTTCTGAGATTGGTCTCTTCAAGATTGTCAAAGAAGAAGGAATCGGTTCAGGAACTCGCCGTATCTTGGCAGTGACTGGTAAGGAAGCCTTTGAAGCTTACCGTGAACAAGAAGACGCTCTTAAAGCTGTCGCAGCAACCTTGAAAGCACCTCAACTCAAGGAAGTACCTCACAAGGTTGAAGGGCTTCAAGAACAACTTCGTCAACTCCAAAAAGAAAATGCAGAATTGAAAGAAAAAGCCGCAGCCGCAGCTGCTGGTGATGTCTTCAAGGACGTTAAGGAAGTCAACGGATACCGTTACATTGCAAGCCAAGTTTCTGTATCAGATGCAGGTGCCCTTCGTACCTTTGCGGATAACTGGAAACAAAAAGACTACTCTGACGTGCTTGTCTTAGTTGCCGCTATCGGTGACAAAGTGAACGTTCTTGTAGCTAGCAAGACAAAAGATGTGCATGCAGGAAACCTTGTCAAAGAATTGGCTCCAATCGTCGATGGACGTGGTGGTGGTAAACCAGACATGGCCATGGCAGGAGGAAGCAACCAAGCGAAAATCCAAGAACTCTTGGATGCAGTAGCAGGTAAATTGTAA